A genomic stretch from Edaphobacter aggregans includes:
- the murA gene encoding UDP-N-acetylglucosamine 1-carboxyvinyltransferase produces the protein MDKFVVRGGNPLLGTIKVSGAKNSALPCMAAAILTEDEVILENIPQVRDIETERKLLASMGAEVELGYGRAQHRTRIRCAVLSDPVAKYEIVKTMRASSLVLGPLVARTGIARVAMPGGCAIGGRPIDLHIKGLEAMGATITQEHGYLEARTDRLKGAHIVFDKITVTGTEDLLMAATLAEGETVFENCAREPEVTDLAALLTAMGAKIEGAGTGTIHVQGVSKLHGARHRINPDRIEAGTFLIAGAITGGDLNVDCCEPKHLGAVISKLEQCGVKLDVGTDNIRVRSGDAAGLKASDISTEEYPGFPTDMQAQFMALATQAEGTTTVTENIFENRFMHVQELIRMGANITVAGRTATVRGKTPLQSAAVMCSDLRASASLVLAALVADGETILDRVYHLDRGYEHFEEKLRGVGAQIRRMGDVFGKK, from the coding sequence ATGGATAAGTTTGTAGTACGCGGCGGTAATCCCCTTCTAGGCACCATCAAAGTCTCCGGAGCCAAAAACTCCGCGCTCCCCTGCATGGCCGCCGCCATCCTCACCGAGGACGAAGTCATCCTCGAAAACATCCCTCAAGTTAGGGATATTGAGACCGAACGCAAGCTCTTGGCCAGCATGGGAGCCGAGGTCGAATTAGGCTACGGCCGCGCCCAGCACCGCACCCGCATCCGCTGCGCCGTCCTCTCCGATCCGGTCGCCAAGTACGAGATCGTCAAGACCATGCGTGCCAGTTCCCTCGTCCTCGGGCCGCTCGTCGCCCGCACCGGCATCGCCCGAGTCGCCATGCCCGGCGGCTGCGCCATAGGAGGCCGCCCCATCGACCTCCACATTAAGGGCCTCGAAGCCATGGGTGCCACTATCACCCAGGAGCACGGCTACCTTGAAGCCCGCACCGACCGCCTGAAGGGGGCCCACATCGTCTTCGACAAAATCACCGTCACTGGCACCGAAGACCTCCTGATGGCCGCCACCCTGGCCGAAGGCGAAACCGTCTTCGAAAACTGCGCCCGCGAACCTGAGGTCACCGACCTCGCTGCTCTCCTCACCGCCATGGGAGCAAAGATTGAAGGCGCGGGCACGGGTACAATCCACGTTCAGGGCGTGAGCAAGCTGCACGGTGCTCGCCACCGCATAAACCCCGACCGCATCGAAGCCGGCACCTTCCTCATCGCCGGAGCCATCACCGGCGGCGACCTCAACGTCGACTGCTGCGAGCCAAAGCACCTCGGTGCCGTCATCTCCAAACTGGAGCAGTGTGGCGTCAAGCTCGACGTCGGCACCGACAACATCCGTGTCCGCTCCGGCGACGCAGCAGGTCTCAAGGCCTCCGACATCTCCACCGAAGAGTACCCCGGCTTCCCCACTGACATGCAGGCCCAGTTCATGGCTCTGGCCACCCAGGCCGAAGGCACCACCACCGTCACCGAAAACATCTTCGAAAATCGCTTCATGCACGTCCAGGAACTTATCCGCATGGGCGCAAACATCACCGTTGCAGGCCGCACCGCCACCGTCCGCGGCAAGACACCCCTCCAGTCGGCGGCGGTCATGTGCTCTGACCTCCGCGCCTCTGCTTCCCTCGTCCTCGCCGCCCTAGTGGCTGACGGAGAGACCATTCTCGATCGTGTCTACCACCTCGATCGAGGCTACGAACACTTCGAAGAGAAGCTCCGAGGGGTAGGCGCCCAGATCCGCCGCATGGGAGACGTCTTCGGCAAGAAGTAA
- a CDS encoding N-acetyltransferase, protein MRRHFDFGRKSMQEFAEARNAICLIAERGGGGITGFVIVHLDFGTTGLQGYVVTLDVAETYRREGVASRLMLEAESRAGAMGVQQMALHVFTGNEGAIRFYERLGYSRHGVRRRFYRVAGLDAFLYRKELAAF, encoded by the coding sequence TTGCGGCGGCATTTCGATTTTGGTCGGAAGTCGATGCAGGAGTTCGCGGAGGCGCGAAATGCAATCTGTCTGATCGCCGAGAGAGGTGGCGGCGGCATCACTGGATTTGTAATCGTCCATCTCGATTTCGGGACGACCGGGTTGCAAGGATATGTGGTGACTCTGGATGTCGCGGAGACGTATCGACGGGAAGGTGTTGCGTCGAGGTTGATGCTGGAAGCAGAGAGTCGCGCGGGGGCGATGGGTGTGCAGCAAATGGCGCTGCACGTATTTACGGGGAATGAGGGTGCGATCCGCTTTTACGAGCGTCTGGGGTATAGCCGGCATGGGGTGCGGCGCCGATTCTATCGTGTCGCGGGACTGGATGCGTTCTTATATCGCAAAGAGCTTGCAGCGTTTTAA